The following nucleotide sequence is from Methylotenera sp. G11.
TCTTTGCCGATCTGCAGTACTTCCTGCCCCGGGCCGTGCCCTTTGACTTCGGCTGAAGGTGAATATACGCGCAGAAACTCGCAGGAAAGCATGCATTCCGTGTTGTTATCGAACTTGATTTCCAGTAAACGTGAGGCCTGGTGCAGTTTGATGTCTACAGGGCGGGGTGAATTAGGGGTTAAACCACTCATAAATATATCGGTTTTTCTGTAAAAATAAGATGATAACAGAATGACTGGCATTGCAGATACTTAGAGGATATTGCCGCTTATGGCAGGAAAATAACCGCTTATCAGAATTCCATCTGAAATGAAATATTAGCCAATTGATTTTATTTGCAATTTAAATAATGGGTGATAGAGTTACGCTACAAAAGAGCTGTATATAAGGTCCGTCATGACAGAAAATAATTTAGCAAAACAATTCGCGGTCTATTCAGAATGGCGCAAAGGCCTGACCCAAACTATTTGCGATTATCGCAACTGGCTGAATGAACAGGAGTTGAATGATGCGCAGGTGGATCAGCGTATACAGCATCTGCTGGACAGGTTGCGTGAGGACAAGCTCAATGTCGCATTTGTTGCGGAGTTTTCACGCGGCAAATCTGAGCTGATCAATGCGATATTCTTTGCGGGTTACGGTACGCGTCTGCTGCCTTCCAGTGCCGGCCGCACCACCATGTGTCCTACTGAATTGCTTTATGATAAGTCCAAGCCGACTTCTATCATGATGCTGCCGATTGAAACGCGGCTGTCTGATGCTACCACCTCCGAATACAAGCGCTACCCTGACGAATGGAAGACCGTAACATTCGATGTGGATTCGAATGAGAGCATGGTCAAAGCCTTTAAAGAGGTGAGCAGCACCAAGCCGGTTTCCGTGCAGGAAGCCGAAAAATATGGTTTATATGACCCCAATAGTGCCGATGACGCGCTGAACCTGAATAAAGACGGCACCATCGATGTGCCTTGCTGGCGCTATGCCATGATCAATTTCCCGCATCCATTGCTGGAGCAGGGGCTCGTGATTCTGGATACCCCGGGTTTGAATGCGATCGGTACCGAACCTGAGCTGACGATCAA
It contains:
- a CDS encoding gamma-butyrobetaine hydroxylase-like domain-containing protein; this encodes MSGLTPNSPRPVDIKLHQASRLLEIKFDNNTECMLSCEFLRVYSPSAEVKGHGPGQEVLQIGKEDVNITAIEPVGNYAVRLVFSDGHNTGLYSWDYLYDIASNYEALWLEYLGKLSAAGHARKNTA